A stretch of Lactuca sativa cultivar Salinas chromosome 6, Lsat_Salinas_v11, whole genome shotgun sequence DNA encodes these proteins:
- the LOC111901924 gene encoding 7-deoxyloganetin glucosyltransferase, whose translation MDFILKKPKPHALCIPTPFQGHINPMLKLAKILHSRGFHITFVNTEFYHQRLLQSQGSDALNGLPSFCFEAIPDGLPPAENPGATPDALSFCMSVDEICLGPLKSLLTKLNASSPPVTCMVADIFMGFTHDAASEFDIPEIILWTSDVGSLMCLHEYPNLLERDLVPRKDSSFLSNEYLNTMIDCIPTMPGLRLKDLPSFTRRTSPGDEYMLQYLRLQTERAKSASAIIFNTFHELDSDLLDTLSSVFAPCYGVGPFHLLEKEIDESLPIVKSSLWKEDNNCLKWLESKPPSSVIYVNFGSITVMTHQHLLEFCWGLANSNCPFLWIIRPDLVIGQSAVQLPSEFLEETSSRGMLASWCPQEQVLNHPSIGGFLTHSGWNSTIESISSGVPMICCPISGDQQTNCWSCCNRWGVGMEIDKDVKREEVAKLVIELMNGEKGKEMRKNATDLKNKAEKACSSHFGSSTVNLEKVILLLQATPNDSLSV comes from the exons ATGGATTTTATTCTAAAGAAACCGAAACCACATGCGTTGTGCATACCAACACCATTTCAAGGCCATATTAACCCAATGCTAAAACTTGCTAAAATCCTCCACTCCAGAGGGTTTCATATTACCTTCGTTAACACTGAGTTCTACCATCAACGCCTCCTTCAATCTCAGGGATCCGACGCCCTAAATGGTCTCCCTTCTTTCTGCTTTGAAGCCATTCCAGATGGCCTTCCGCCAGCAGAAAACCCTGGTGCCACCCCAGATGCTCTATCCTTTTGCATGTCCGTTGATGAAATTTGTTTGGGTCCTTTAAAAAGCCTCCTTACCAAACTGAATGCTTCATCTCCACCGGTGACTTGCATGGTTGCTGACATATTCATGGGCTTCACCCACGATGCAGCCAGCGAATTTGATATCCCCGAGATAATTCTATGGACCAGCGATGTTGGTTCTCTAATGTGTCTTCATGAGTATCCCAATCTTTTGGAGAGAGATTTGGTTCCACGTAAAG ATTCGAGTTTTTTATCAAATGAGTATTTAAATACCATGATTGATTGTATACCAACTATGCCTGGTCTGCGTCTAAAAGACCTGCCTTCATTCACCAGAAGGACCAGCCCTGGTGATGAATACATGCTTCAATATTTGCGTTTACAAACAGAGAGAGCGAAAAGCGCTTCTGCCATCATCTTCAATACCTTTCATGAACTAGACAGTGATCTTTTGGACACGCTTTCTTCAGTCTTCGCTCCATGCTATGGTGTTGGTCCGTTTCACTTACTAGAGAAGGAAATTGATGAATCATTACCGATCGTCAAATCAAGTCTTTGGAAGGAAGATAACAACTGTTTGAAGTGGCTAGAATCTAAACCACCATCTTCAGTTATTTATGTGAATTTCGGTAGCATTACAGTGATGACACATCAACATCTACTTGAGTTTTGTTGGGGACTTGCAAATAGCAATTGTCCGTTCTTATGGATAATACGTCCGGACCTGGTGATTGGCCAATCTGCAGTACAGCTTCCATCAGAGTTTTTGGAAGAGACAAGCAGTAGAGGGATGTTGGCTAGTTGGTGCCCACAAGAACAAGTTCTAAATCACCCATCAATTGGAGGGTTTTTAACACACAGTGGATGGAATTCGACAATTGAAAGTATTTCCAGTGGAGTCCCAATGATTTGTTGTCCAATTTCAGGTGACCAACAAACCAATTGCTGGTCGTGTTGTAACAGGTGGGGGGTTGGCATGGAGATTGACAAAGATGTAAAGAGAGAAGAAGTTGCGAAGCTAGTCATTGAGTTGATGAATGGAGAAAAAGGGAAAGAGATGAGAAAGAATGCAACCGACTTGAAGAACAAGGCCGAAAAAGCATGTTCATCTCATTTTGGTTCATCCACTGTTAATTTGGAGAAAGTGATTCTGCTGCTACAAGCAACTCCAAATGATTCATTATCTGTTTAA